A genomic segment from Halomonas sp. GD1P12 encodes:
- the cysQ gene encoding 3'(2'),5'-bisphosphate nucleotidase CysQ: MQGAQPALDRALLEAIDELAREAGQVILSVYRREIDVTLKADQSPLTEADLRANEVILAGLARLTPQTPVLSEESVERFEGPGVEGTYWLVDPLDGTREFIKRNDEFTVNIALIHQGEPVLGVVVAPALGKRYLAGRGLGAFKVEGEGIWQPIRCAEFDAARGYRVLGSRSHQDPRLKAWLASLGECELTPLGSSLKACLIAEGRADVYPRFGPTSLWDTAAAQAVVEQAGGMIVDEAGEALGYHTPARPLNPSFFVWSQSAREHFNA, encoded by the coding sequence ATGCAAGGCGCCCAGCCCGCCCTTGACCGGGCGCTGCTCGAGGCCATCGATGAGCTCGCCCGGGAGGCGGGCCAGGTGATTCTTTCGGTCTACCGCCGGGAGATCGACGTCACGCTGAAAGCGGATCAAAGCCCGCTGACCGAGGCGGACCTTCGCGCCAACGAGGTGATCCTGGCGGGGCTTGCCCGATTGACGCCCCAAACGCCGGTGCTTTCTGAAGAGAGTGTGGAGCGCTTTGAAGGGCCGGGGGTGGAGGGCACCTACTGGCTGGTCGACCCGCTCGATGGCACCCGCGAGTTCATCAAGCGCAATGATGAGTTCACCGTCAACATCGCCCTGATTCATCAAGGCGAGCCAGTGCTTGGGGTGGTGGTGGCCCCGGCGCTTGGCAAACGCTACCTGGCCGGGCGTGGGCTGGGCGCGTTCAAGGTCGAAGGCGAGGGCATCTGGCAGCCGATTCGCTGCGCCGAGTTCGATGCGGCCCGGGGCTATCGGGTGCTGGGCAGCCGCTCGCATCAGGACCCGCGATTGAAGGCCTGGCTCGCCTCGCTCGGTGAGTGTGAGCTCACCCCGCTTGGAAGCTCGCTCAAGGCCTGTCTGATCGCCGAGGGGCGGGCGGATGTCTACCCGCGCTTCGGGCCGACCAGCCTTTGGGATACCGCTGCCGCCCAGGCGGTGGTGGAGCAGGCCGGCGGGATGATCGTCGATGAAGCCGGTGAAGCGCTTGGCTACCACACGCCGGCAAGGCCTTTGAACCCCAGCTTTTTCGTCTGGAGCCAAAGCGCGCGCGAGCACTTTAACGCTTGA
- the ribF gene encoding bifunctional riboflavin kinase/FAD synthetase, translating to MHVIRGLHNLGASESGCVATIGNFDGVHRGHQAIMEQCREHAARLGLPLTVVVFEPQPREYFAGEQAPPRLTRLREKVRLLGQHGAERVLCLAFNDALRSLTGREFIDRVLIEGLGVKHLVVGDDFRFGCDRRGDFALLKAVGDEEGFAVEHTRTFTLEGERVSSSRVRTMLASGNFAAAQCLLGRPYSVSGRVVRDQQLGRTIGAPTANLPLLPQPLTLRGVFAVIAELADGRRYSGVANVGFRPTVGAKRPTLEVHLFDFEGDLYGQRLTVYPCARLRGEVKFDDFGALKAQIQRDQARARRYFAPGETASSGAAGTAEADVKSSVSSAPFDGGALEAWLASAPLGREAASSDFSSAGDAEANDG from the coding sequence ATGCACGTTATACGAGGTCTGCACAATCTGGGCGCAAGCGAGAGCGGCTGCGTGGCGACGATCGGTAATTTCGACGGCGTGCATCGCGGCCATCAGGCGATCATGGAGCAGTGCCGCGAGCACGCCGCGCGCCTGGGTCTGCCGCTGACGGTGGTGGTGTTCGAGCCTCAGCCGCGTGAGTACTTCGCCGGCGAGCAGGCCCCGCCCAGGCTTACCCGTCTTCGCGAAAAGGTGCGCCTTTTGGGCCAGCACGGCGCCGAGCGGGTGCTGTGTTTGGCCTTCAACGACGCCCTTCGAAGCCTGACCGGTCGTGAGTTCATCGATCGTGTTCTGATCGAAGGGCTCGGCGTGAAGCACCTGGTGGTGGGTGACGACTTTCGCTTCGGCTGCGACCGGCGCGGCGACTTCGCGCTGCTCAAGGCGGTGGGCGACGAAGAGGGCTTCGCCGTCGAGCACACGCGCACCTTCACGCTAGAGGGTGAGCGCGTCTCGAGCTCCCGGGTGCGCACGATGCTCGCCAGCGGCAACTTCGCCGCCGCCCAGTGTTTATTGGGCCGGCCTTATTCGGTGTCTGGGCGCGTAGTGCGCGACCAGCAGCTTGGGCGCACCATCGGCGCGCCCACGGCGAATTTGCCGCTGTTGCCGCAGCCGCTGACCCTGCGCGGGGTGTTCGCCGTGATCGCGGAGCTTGCAGACGGCCGCCGTTATTCGGGGGTGGCCAACGTCGGCTTTCGCCCGACCGTCGGTGCCAAGCGCCCGACCCTCGAGGTGCACCTGTTCGACTTCGAAGGCGACCTGTACGGGCAGCGGCTCACCGTTTACCCCTGCGCACGACTGCGAGGCGAGGTGAAGTTCGACGACTTTGGCGCGCTCAAGGCGCAGATTCAGCGCGACCAGGCGCGCGCGCGACGCTATTTTGCCCCCGGCGAGACTGCCTCGTCGGGCGCCGCAGGCACCGCTGAGGCGGATGTCAAATCATCGGTTTCGAGCGCGCCTTTTGACGGCGGCGCGCTCGAGGCCTGGCTGGCTTCGGCCCCGCTCGGGCGAGAGGCCGCTTCTTCTGATTTCTCTTCGGCGGGCGACGCCGAGGCTAACGACGGCTGA
- a CDS encoding metal-dependent hydrolase, whose product MDSITQAALGAAVGGAVMGRRLGRKAVVVGALLGTLPDLDVALDYGDAIANVTEHRGFSHSLFVLTGLGTLLALLSRYALAGRASLARWWCFFTLILITHPLLDSLTTYGTQLLWPLDTPPVAWPIVFIIDPLYSLALLGGLVAACVSRRVVHYCALGLALSCAYLLMAAGMKWSVEMRLAPALEARGLDAAPLIVQPTPFNILLWRATAIEGERYFESLVSVFDDDSAPRLEAFQRQRAPLEEVALSGALGQRLTWFSGPFLRYEVEPIDGVETLIATDLRLGFPGFHPFNFTLATRQNGEWQAVPESEQLPSQRGLSAQTLSRLLARIVGNEKALCASDFIEQSWRVYGERYACRPESVTD is encoded by the coding sequence GTGGATTCGATTACGCAGGCGGCGCTGGGCGCCGCAGTGGGCGGCGCCGTCATGGGCCGACGCCTTGGTCGCAAGGCGGTGGTGGTCGGCGCGCTGTTAGGCACCCTGCCGGATTTGGACGTTGCGCTGGACTACGGCGATGCAATCGCCAACGTCACCGAGCACCGGGGGTTCAGCCACTCGCTGTTCGTGCTGACGGGCCTGGGGACACTGCTCGCCCTTTTGAGCCGTTACGCGCTTGCGGGCCGAGCATCCCTTGCCCGCTGGTGGTGTTTTTTCACGTTGATCTTGATCACTCACCCGCTGCTCGACTCGCTCACCACCTACGGTACGCAGCTGCTCTGGCCGCTGGATACGCCGCCCGTCGCCTGGCCGATCGTGTTCATCATCGACCCGCTTTACAGCCTGGCGCTGTTGGGCGGCCTCGTCGCCGCCTGCGTCTCGCGCCGCGTGGTGCACTACTGCGCGCTTGGCCTTGCGCTGTCGTGTGCCTATCTGCTGATGGCGGCGGGCATGAAGTGGTCGGTCGAGATGCGCCTGGCGCCAGCGCTCGAGGCGCGCGGGCTCGATGCTGCGCCGCTGATCGTCCAACCCACGCCGTTCAACATTCTGCTGTGGCGCGCCACGGCCATCGAGGGGGAGCGCTATTTTGAAAGCCTGGTCAGCGTGTTCGACGACGACAGCGCTCCGCGTCTCGAGGCGTTCCAGCGTCAGCGTGCGCCGCTCGAGGAGGTGGCGCTATCCGGCGCGCTTGGTCAGCGCCTGACCTGGTTCAGCGGCCCCTTCCTGCGCTACGAGGTCGAGCCCATCGACGGCGTCGAGACGCTGATCGCCACCGACCTGCGGCTGGGATTTCCAGGCTTTCACCCGTTCAACTTCACCCTGGCCACGCGCCAAAACGGCGAGTGGCAGGCAGTGCCTGAAAGTGAGCAGCTCCCTTCACAGCGCGGACTCAGCGCACAGACGCTGTCGCGCCTGCTCGCCCGCATTGTAGGCAACGAGAAGGCGCTGTGCGCCAGCGACTTCATCGAGCAAAGTTGGCGCGTTTACGGGGAACGCTACGCCTGCCGCCCCGAGAGCGTGACGGATTAG
- a CDS encoding META domain-containing protein yields MKKHIIGALAVSAALLLSACSSGPVQQGGSAPVASGGTLSGPLVGTRWNLLLMGTDERLSMPQTAFFQIGRDGRITGSDGCNNFQGSVSLGESQRIEVGELSTTRMGCAELDDARRVTGMLETAYRYLIDHDRVVFFGPDSRVLGGWRKAN; encoded by the coding sequence GTGAAAAAACATATTATTGGCGCGCTTGCCGTCAGCGCGGCGCTGCTGTTGAGCGCGTGTAGCAGTGGCCCGGTTCAACAGGGCGGGTCGGCACCGGTCGCCAGTGGCGGGACGCTTTCGGGCCCGCTGGTCGGCACGCGCTGGAATCTACTGCTGATGGGGACCGACGAGCGCCTGTCGATGCCGCAAACGGCGTTTTTCCAGATTGGCCGCGACGGGCGTATTACCGGAAGCGACGGCTGTAACAACTTTCAGGGCAGCGTGAGCCTCGGTGAGAGTCAGCGCATCGAGGTGGGCGAGCTTTCCACCACGCGCATGGGCTGCGCCGAGCTCGATGATGCTCGCCGCGTGACCGGTATGCTCGAAACCGCCTACCGCTACCTGATCGATCACGACCGGGTGGTCTTTTTTGGTCCGGACAGCCGCGTGCTGGGCGGCTGGCGCAAGGCCAACTAA
- the rpsT gene encoding 30S ribosomal protein S20 — MANSKQARKRARQAETRRALKSSQRSMVRTYIKRVIKAIHTGDHGKAMEEFKQMQPVVDRIADKDVLSKKKAARLKSRLNKRIKALAA; from the coding sequence GTGGCGAACAGCAAGCAAGCTCGCAAGCGCGCCCGCCAGGCCGAGACACGTCGTGCCCTGAAATCCAGCCAGCGCAGCATGGTCCGCACCTACATCAAGCGTGTGATCAAGGCGATCCACACCGGCGACCATGGCAAGGCAATGGAAGAGTTCAAGCAGATGCAGCCGGTCGTCGACCGCATCGCTGACAAGGACGTGCTGTCCAAGAAAAAGGCCGCTCGTCTGAAAAGCCGCTTGAACAAGCGAATTAAAGCGCTGGCAGCGTAA
- a CDS encoding mobilization protein, which translates to MACVHFIGGEKGGVGKSMTARVLAQYYIDHDRAFIGFDGDASHKTFSRFYADYASPVIVGDDESMDGVLMAVEADPERDLIIDLAAQSSQALGRWLDETDVFALLDELGARVQWWHVMDDGADSVALLQTLLKRLGDQPVSVVVVQNLGRGESFERFRQSEAYRQARAQGAQLIELPRLHAKLTQKIDFNDSSFWAVANDRRLMNIAERQRMKVWLRQAYRELDDVVAPGPEPASNTGEA; encoded by the coding sequence ATGGCCTGCGTACATTTTATCGGTGGTGAAAAGGGGGGCGTGGGCAAATCGATGACCGCGCGCGTGCTCGCGCAGTACTACATCGACCACGACCGGGCATTCATTGGCTTCGATGGCGATGCCTCTCACAAGACGTTCTCACGCTTTTACGCGGACTACGCCTCACCCGTGATCGTCGGTGATGACGAAAGCATGGACGGCGTGCTGATGGCGGTGGAGGCGGATCCCGAGCGCGACCTGATCATCGACCTGGCCGCGCAGTCGTCTCAGGCGTTGGGCCGCTGGCTCGATGAAACCGATGTGTTCGCGCTGCTCGACGAGCTCGGTGCACGCGTGCAGTGGTGGCACGTCATGGATGATGGCGCCGACTCGGTGGCGCTGCTGCAAACGCTGTTGAAGCGCCTTGGCGATCAGCCGGTGAGCGTGGTGGTGGTTCAGAACCTGGGCCGTGGCGAGAGCTTCGAGCGTTTTCGCCAAAGCGAGGCCTACCGCCAGGCGCGGGCTCAAGGTGCGCAGCTGATCGAGCTGCCAAGGCTTCACGCCAAGCTGACCCAGAAAATCGACTTCAACGACAGCAGCTTCTGGGCGGTGGCCAATGATCGCCGCCTGATGAACATCGCTGAGCGTCAGCGCATGAAAGTGTGGCTGCGCCAGGCCTATCGCGAGCTCGATGACGTGGTGGCCCCAGGCCCTGAGCCGGCATCAAATACCGGGGAAGCGTAG
- the gloA gene encoding lactoylglutathione lyase → MQFLHTMVRISDIDASLHFYCDLLGLEEVRRKESEKGRFTLIFLAARDDVGRSERLSAPELELTYNWDPEEYAGGRNFGHLAFRVDDIYATCERLQNAGVTINRPPRDGHMAFVKSPDGISVELLQKGDAFEPQEPWASMDNSGSW, encoded by the coding sequence ATGCAGTTTCTACACACCATGGTACGCATCAGCGATATCGATGCCTCGCTTCACTTCTACTGTGACCTGCTGGGGCTCGAGGAAGTGCGCCGCAAGGAGAGCGAAAAGGGCCGCTTCACGCTGATCTTTCTGGCGGCGCGAGACGACGTGGGGCGCAGCGAGCGTCTGAGCGCCCCGGAGCTCGAACTCACCTATAACTGGGACCCGGAGGAGTACGCCGGCGGGCGCAACTTTGGCCATCTGGCCTTTCGCGTCGACGATATCTACGCAACCTGCGAGCGGCTGCAGAACGCCGGCGTCACCATCAACCGCCCGCCGCGCGATGGCCACATGGCGTTCGTGAAATCCCCGGACGGCATCTCCGTCGAGCTTTTGCAAAAAGGGGACGCCTTCGAGCCCCAGGAGCCCTGGGCTTCCATGGACAACAGCGGCAGCTGGTAA
- the murJ gene encoding murein biosynthesis integral membrane protein MurJ, which produces MTDSSPQQAAAPRRTLMRSGLIVSAMTMLSRVMGLVRDVVVATFLGAGSGADAFFVAFKIPNFLRRLFAEGAFNQAFVPVLSEYSTRQNREEIRELLNAVAGSLTALLALITALAMLCAPWLIWLFAPGFGRDPEKLALTADMLRLTFPYLLLISLTAFSGSVLNTWNRFAVPAFTPVLLNLSLIGAALFLMPLMEEPAMALAWGVLIAGCAQLVFQVPFLYRLGLLPTPWPNFAHDGVKRILKLMAPALFGVSVSQINLLLDTVLASLLAAGSVSWLYYSDRLVELPLGVFGVAIGTVILPALSKRHAEKSGGHFAAMLDWAIRVVLLLGVPAALALVVLAEPFLITLFHYGAMTDSDIQMSAMSLRAYAVGLVAFMLIKVLAPGFFARQDTKTPVKVGIVAMVANMVFNLLLIWPLAHAGLALATALSAFLNAGLLGYLLYREKVLVFQPGWGRYAIQLIGGSALMGAALYLLTPPWQAWLDFSLWTRIGWVAGLMALGGGLYFAWLAAWGLRLRHFRLSS; this is translated from the coding sequence ATGACGGACTCCTCTCCCCAGCAAGCCGCGGCCCCCCGGCGCACTCTGATGCGCTCGGGGCTGATCGTCAGCGCCATGACCATGCTCTCCCGGGTCATGGGGCTGGTCCGCGACGTCGTGGTGGCCACGTTTCTCGGCGCCGGCAGCGGGGCGGATGCGTTTTTCGTCGCCTTCAAGATTCCCAACTTTCTGCGTCGGCTGTTTGCCGAAGGCGCGTTCAACCAGGCCTTCGTGCCGGTGCTCTCCGAGTATTCGACGCGGCAAAACCGCGAGGAGATCCGCGAGCTCTTGAACGCGGTAGCGGGAAGTCTTACCGCGCTGCTGGCGCTGATTACCGCGCTGGCCATGCTGTGCGCGCCCTGGCTGATCTGGCTGTTCGCGCCGGGCTTCGGCCGCGACCCGGAAAAGCTCGCGCTCACTGCGGACATGCTGCGCCTGACCTTTCCGTACCTGTTGCTGATTTCGCTAACCGCTTTTTCCGGCTCGGTGCTCAACACCTGGAACCGCTTCGCCGTGCCGGCGTTTACGCCGGTGCTGCTGAATCTCTCGCTGATCGGGGCGGCGCTTTTTTTGATGCCGCTGATGGAAGAGCCCGCCATGGCCCTGGCCTGGGGCGTGCTGATCGCGGGGTGCGCTCAGCTCGTTTTCCAGGTACCGTTTCTCTACCGGCTGGGGCTTCTGCCCACGCCCTGGCCCAACTTCGCCCACGACGGGGTGAAGCGCATCCTGAAACTGATGGCGCCGGCGCTGTTCGGCGTGTCGGTATCACAGATCAACCTGCTGCTGGATACCGTGCTGGCCTCGCTTCTGGCCGCGGGTAGCGTCTCCTGGCTCTACTACTCGGACCGGTTGGTGGAGCTGCCGCTCGGGGTCTTCGGCGTGGCGATCGGCACGGTGATTCTGCCGGCGCTCTCCAAGCGCCACGCGGAAAAATCAGGCGGCCACTTCGCCGCCATGCTCGACTGGGCGATTCGCGTGGTGCTGCTGCTGGGCGTGCCGGCCGCACTGGCGCTGGTGGTGCTGGCCGAACCGTTTTTGATCACGCTGTTTCACTACGGCGCGATGACCGACAGCGACATCCAGATGTCCGCCATGAGCCTTCGCGCCTACGCCGTGGGGCTCGTCGCGTTCATGCTGATCAAGGTGCTGGCGCCGGGCTTTTTTGCTCGCCAGGACACCAAAACGCCGGTCAAGGTCGGCATCGTTGCCATGGTCGCCAACATGGTCTTCAACCTGCTGTTGATATGGCCGCTGGCTCACGCGGGGCTGGCGCTGGCAACGGCGCTGTCGGCGTTTCTCAACGCCGGGCTTCTGGGCTATCTGCTGTATCGCGAAAAGGTGCTGGTGTTTCAGCCCGGCTGGGGGCGCTACGCGATCCAGCTCATCGGCGGAAGTGCGCTCATGGGCGCCGCGCTCTATCTGCTTACGCCGCCCTGGCAGGCGTGGCTCGATTTTAGTCTGTGGACGCGAATTGGTTGGGTGGCAGGATTGATGGCGCTCGGCGGCGGGCTCTATTTTGCCTGGCTTGCCGCCTGGGGGCTGCGCCTTCGCCACTTCCGGCTTTCAAGCTGA
- the ileS gene encoding isoleucine--tRNA ligase, whose amino-acid sequence MDYKHTLNLPDTDFPMRGMLPKQEPGRVSKWQDMDLYQRLRDARAGSPLFVLHDGPPYANGSIHIGHAVNKILKDIIVKSKNLAGFDAPYVPGWDCHGLPIEHKVETTHGKHLSPEKARELCREYAGAQIETQLTDFVRLGVIGDWHHPYRSMDFVNEAGEIRALAEMVEAGYVFKGLKPVNWCFDCGSALAEAEVEYQDKKSDAIDVAFPVDDADKLAAAFGLEALSKPAAVVIWTTTPWTIPANQALNVHPEFTYALVDTGERLLLLAEELVESCLERFGLEGEVIATAKGETLDLIDFRHPLFDRRSPVYLADYVESEVGSTGIVHSAPSYGVDDFNTCRDYGMEFDDMRNPVQSNGVYVDDLPMFGGEMIWKANPKIVAALADAGALMAHTPITHSYMHCWRHKTPVIYRATAQWFVGMDIEGRDGKTLREKALEGIEATHFTPAWGQARLHSMIAHRPDWCISRQRNWGVPIPFFLHRQTGELHPNTVGLMEEVAKRVEEGGIDAWFGMDALELLGAEADEYEKITDTLDVWFDSGTTHRHVLRGSHPHGHESGPRADLYLEGSDQHRGWFHSSLLTGSAIDGHPPYRELLTHGFTVDAQGRKMSKSIGNVVAPQTVMDKLGADILRLWTASTDYSGEMAVSDEILKRTADVYRRIRNTARFLLGNLTGFEPSRDMVAFDDMIALDRWIVDRADQLQARIQTAYDEYRFRDVYQQVHDFCARDLGGFYLDIIKDRQYTTQADSLARRSCQSALYHVIEALSRWVAPILSFTAEEIFEHIPGERGDSVLLETYYEGLTPLSDDAEMGREFWEQVLEVKQAVNKRLEEARGEGTIKGSLDSEVTLYVSDELEALLARLGDELRFVLITSNATLKPLTEAEAGAHSELEGLKVAVAPSPYEKCERSWERRPDVGSHPEHPTLCERSILNLPDGPGEVRRYA is encoded by the coding sequence ATGGACTACAAGCACACGCTCAATCTGCCCGATACCGATTTCCCCATGCGCGGCATGCTGCCCAAGCAGGAGCCGGGGCGGGTTTCCAAATGGCAGGACATGGATCTCTACCAGCGCCTGCGCGATGCCCGCGCAGGCTCCCCGCTGTTCGTGCTGCACGATGGCCCTCCCTACGCCAACGGCAGCATCCATATCGGTCACGCCGTCAACAAGATCCTGAAAGACATCATCGTCAAGTCGAAGAACCTCGCCGGCTTCGATGCGCCTTACGTGCCGGGCTGGGACTGCCACGGCCTGCCCATCGAGCACAAGGTCGAAACCACTCACGGTAAGCATCTCTCGCCGGAAAAGGCCCGCGAGCTCTGCCGCGAATACGCCGGCGCTCAGATCGAAACCCAGCTCACCGATTTCGTGCGTCTGGGCGTGATCGGCGACTGGCATCACCCCTACCGCTCGATGGACTTCGTCAACGAAGCCGGCGAGATCCGCGCGCTTGCCGAGATGGTCGAGGCGGGTTACGTGTTCAAGGGCTTGAAGCCGGTCAACTGGTGCTTCGACTGTGGCTCGGCGCTCGCCGAAGCGGAAGTCGAGTACCAGGACAAGAAGTCCGACGCCATCGATGTCGCCTTTCCGGTGGACGACGCGGACAAGCTGGCCGCGGCCTTCGGACTGGAGGCGCTTTCCAAGCCCGCGGCGGTGGTCATCTGGACCACCACGCCCTGGACCATTCCCGCCAACCAGGCGCTGAACGTCCACCCGGAGTTTACCTACGCGCTGGTCGACACCGGCGAGCGCCTGCTGCTGCTCGCCGAGGAGCTTGTCGAGAGCTGCCTCGAGCGCTTTGGTCTGGAAGGTGAGGTAATCGCGACCGCGAAGGGCGAAACGCTCGACCTGATCGACTTCCGCCATCCGCTTTTTGATCGCCGCTCGCCGGTGTATCTGGCCGACTACGTCGAAAGTGAGGTCGGCAGCACCGGGATCGTCCACTCCGCGCCGTCCTACGGTGTGGACGACTTCAACACCTGCCGCGACTACGGCATGGAGTTCGACGACATGCGAAACCCGGTGCAGAGCAACGGCGTCTACGTCGATGATCTGCCGATGTTCGGCGGGGAGATGATCTGGAAGGCGAACCCGAAGATCGTCGCCGCACTTGCGGATGCCGGCGCGCTGATGGCGCATACGCCGATCACCCACAGCTACATGCACTGCTGGCGCCACAAGACGCCGGTGATCTACCGCGCCACGGCGCAGTGGTTCGTGGGCATGGACATCGAAGGCCGCGACGGCAAGACCCTGCGCGAAAAGGCGCTCGAGGGCATCGAGGCGACCCACTTCACCCCGGCCTGGGGCCAAGCGCGGCTTCACAGCATGATTGCCCACCGCCCGGACTGGTGCATCTCGCGCCAGCGCAACTGGGGCGTGCCGATTCCGTTCTTCCTTCACCGCCAGACCGGCGAGCTTCACCCCAACACCGTGGGCCTGATGGAAGAGGTCGCCAAACGCGTGGAAGAGGGCGGTATCGACGCCTGGTTTGGCATGGACGCTCTAGAGCTTCTCGGCGCCGAGGCCGATGAGTACGAGAAAATCACCGACACGCTGGACGTGTGGTTCGACTCCGGGACCACCCACCGCCACGTGCTCCGAGGCTCGCACCCGCACGGTCATGAGTCCGGCCCGCGGGCGGATCTGTATCTCGAAGGCTCGGATCAACACCGCGGCTGGTTCCACTCATCGCTTTTGACCGGCTCGGCCATCGACGGCCACCCGCCGTACCGCGAGCTTCTGACCCACGGTTTCACCGTCGACGCTCAGGGGCGCAAGATGTCCAAATCGATCGGCAACGTGGTCGCGCCGCAAACGGTGATGGACAAGCTCGGCGCCGACATCCTGCGTCTGTGGACCGCGTCCACCGACTACTCCGGCGAAATGGCGGTGTCCGATGAGATACTGAAGCGCACCGCCGACGTTTACCGGCGCATTCGCAACACCGCGCGCTTTTTGCTGGGTAACCTGACCGGGTTCGAGCCGAGCCGCGACATGGTGGCGTTCGACGACATGATCGCGCTCGATCGCTGGATCGTCGACCGCGCCGACCAGCTCCAGGCGCGCATCCAGACCGCGTATGACGAGTACCGCTTCCGCGACGTCTACCAGCAGGTGCATGACTTCTGCGCCCGCGATCTGGGTGGCTTTTACCTGGATATCATCAAGGATCGCCAGTACACCACCCAAGCGGATTCGCTGGCCCGCCGCAGCTGCCAGAGCGCGCTGTATCACGTGATCGAAGCGCTCTCGCGCTGGGTCGCGCCGATTCTCTCCTTCACCGCCGAGGAGATCTTCGAGCATATCCCGGGTGAGCGCGGCGACAGCGTGCTGCTCGAGACCTACTACGAGGGGCTCACGCCGCTTTCCGACGATGCCGAGATGGGCCGCGAGTTCTGGGAGCAGGTGCTCGAGGTCAAGCAGGCGGTCAACAAGCGTCTGGAAGAGGCGCGCGGCGAGGGCACCATCAAGGGCTCGCTGGATAGCGAGGTAACGCTCTATGTCAGCGACGAGCTCGAGGCGCTGCTTGCGCGCCTGGGCGACGAGCTGCGCTTCGTGCTGATCACCTCGAACGCGACGCTCAAGCCGCTGACCGAGGCCGAGGCGGGCGCTCACAGCGAGCTCGAGGGATTGAAGGTCGCCGTGGCGCCGAGCCCCTATGAGAAGTGCGAGCGCAGCTGGGAGCGCCGCCCGGACGTGGGTAGCCACCCGGAGCACCCGACGCTTTGCGAGCGCTCGATTTTGAACCTGCCGGACGGCCCTGGCGAGGTCCGCCGCTATGCCTAA
- the lspA gene encoding signal peptidase II — protein MPNATQAPAAERAPMRRPLRFLWIAAAVIAVDLLTKYWLSHALDYNAPVQVLPFFDLRLMHNFGAAFSFLADHPGWQRWFFAIIAVGASVALTVWLSRIRRDERILAVALPLIIGGALGNLYDRLVHGYVVDFLSFHVAGWYYPAFNVADMGIVIGAALLIWESIMGDRRRKKAAVNETTH, from the coding sequence ATGCCTAACGCAACTCAAGCGCCGGCGGCGGAAAGGGCGCCGATGCGCCGGCCGCTGCGCTTTTTATGGATCGCCGCGGCGGTCATCGCGGTCGATCTGTTGACCAAGTACTGGCTCAGCCACGCGCTGGATTACAACGCGCCGGTGCAGGTACTGCCGTTTTTCGATCTGCGCCTGATGCACAACTTCGGCGCGGCGTTCAGCTTTCTGGCCGACCACCCGGGCTGGCAGCGCTGGTTCTTCGCCATCATTGCGGTCGGCGCGAGCGTCGCGCTGACCGTCTGGCTTTCGCGCATCCGCCGCGATGAAAGAATTCTGGCCGTGGCGCTGCCCTTGATCATCGGCGGGGCGCTGGGCAACCTGTACGACCGGCTGGTCCACGGCTACGTGGTCGATTTTCTCTCCTTCCACGTCGCCGGCTGGTACTACCCGGCGTTCAACGTGGCCGACATGGGCATCGTGATTGGCGCTGCGCTGTTGATCTGGGAGTCGATCATGGGCGATCGGCGGCGCAAAAAGGCCGCTGTCAACGAAACCACCCACTAG
- the fkpB gene encoding FKBP-type peptidyl-prolyl cis-trans isomerase, which yields MDYVIDEGMEITLHFTLKLEDGTVVDSTKEKAPATFVFGDGNLPPGFEHPIKGLAPGQSGTFEITPEHAFGQHNAQNIQTLKRADFGDEEPEIGMVMSFADKAGTELPGVVKTIDGDRVEVDFNHPLAGRTLTFEVEVLEIRPATTH from the coding sequence ATGGACTACGTCATCGACGAGGGTATGGAAATTACCCTGCATTTCACCCTGAAGCTCGAAGACGGCACGGTGGTGGACTCGACCAAAGAGAAAGCCCCGGCCACCTTCGTCTTCGGCGACGGCAATTTGCCGCCGGGTTTCGAGCACCCGATCAAGGGGCTCGCACCGGGGCAGAGCGGCACGTTCGAGATCACCCCGGAGCACGCCTTTGGCCAGCACAACGCGCAGAACATCCAGACGCTCAAGCGCGCGGATTTTGGCGACGAAGAGCCGGAGATCGGCATGGTGATGTCGTTTGCCGACAAGGCGGGCACCGAGCTTCCCGGCGTGGTCAAGACCATCGACGGTGACCGGGTCGAGGTGGACTTCAATCATCCACTGGCCGGGCGTACACTGACCTTCGAGGTCGAGGTGCTCGAGATTCGCCCCGCGACCACTCACTGA